One part of the Sphingopyxis sp. PAMC25046 genome encodes these proteins:
- a CDS encoding aspartate aminotransferase family protein, with the protein MPRNHDIAELRRLDVAHHLPAQADWAEIEALGGSRIITHAEGCYITDGDGHRILDGMAGLWCVNVGYGREELVEAAAAQMRELPFYNTFFKTATPPTVTLAAKIASLTGNRLPHIFFNASGSEANDTVFRMVRHYWKLKGEPKRTIFISRWNAYHGSTVAGVSLGGMKAMHAQGDLPIPGVEHVRQPYAYGEGQGMTEEEFCDACVQAIEDKILEVGPENCAAFIGEPVQGAGGVIIPPKGYWPKVEAVARKYGLLVVADEVICGFGRTGKMWGHETMGFTPDLMPMAKGLSSGYLPISATAVASHVVDALKTGGDFVHGFTYSGHPVAAAVALKNIEIIEREGLVERTGSVTGPHLAKALATLNDHPLVGETRSVGLLGAVEIVADKETRARFGGAEGTAGPMARDACIANGLMVRGIRDSLVMCPPLIITTQQIDEMVAIIRKSLDEVMPKLRAL; encoded by the coding sequence ATGCCCCGCAATCACGACATCGCCGAACTGCGCCGCCTCGACGTCGCGCATCATCTTCCCGCACAGGCTGACTGGGCCGAAATCGAAGCTTTGGGCGGCAGCCGCATCATCACCCATGCCGAGGGCTGCTACATCACCGACGGCGACGGCCACCGCATCCTCGACGGCATGGCGGGCCTCTGGTGCGTCAATGTCGGCTACGGCCGCGAAGAACTGGTCGAGGCGGCGGCGGCGCAGATGCGCGAGCTGCCCTTCTACAACACCTTCTTCAAGACCGCGACGCCGCCCACGGTGACACTCGCGGCAAAGATCGCGAGCCTGACCGGAAACCGCCTGCCGCACATCTTCTTCAACGCCTCGGGCAGCGAAGCGAACGATACGGTGTTCCGCATGGTGCGCCATTATTGGAAGCTGAAGGGCGAACCCAAGCGCACGATCTTCATCAGCCGCTGGAACGCCTATCACGGATCGACCGTCGCGGGCGTTTCGCTTGGGGGTATGAAGGCGATGCACGCGCAGGGCGACCTGCCGATCCCCGGCGTCGAACATGTACGCCAGCCCTATGCCTATGGCGAAGGGCAGGGGATGACCGAGGAGGAATTCTGCGACGCCTGTGTGCAGGCGATCGAGGACAAGATTCTCGAGGTCGGCCCCGAAAATTGCGCCGCCTTCATCGGCGAGCCGGTGCAGGGCGCGGGCGGCGTCATCATCCCGCCCAAGGGCTATTGGCCCAAGGTCGAGGCGGTCGCGCGCAAATATGGCCTGCTCGTCGTCGCCGACGAGGTGATCTGCGGGTTCGGGCGCACGGGCAAGATGTGGGGCCACGAAACGATGGGCTTTACGCCAGACCTGATGCCGATGGCGAAGGGGCTGTCGTCGGGATATCTGCCGATCTCGGCGACCGCGGTGGCGAGCCATGTCGTCGACGCGCTCAAGACCGGCGGCGATTTCGTGCATGGCTTCACCTATTCGGGGCACCCGGTTGCCGCGGCGGTCGCGCTCAAGAATATCGAGATTATCGAGCGCGAAGGTCTCGTCGAGCGCACGGGCAGCGTCACCGGCCCGCATTTGGCGAAGGCGTTGGCGACGCTGAACGATCACCCGCTCGTCGGCGAGACGCGCTCGGTGGGGCTGCTCGGCGCGGTCGAGATTGTTGCCGACAAGGAAACGCGTGCACGTTTCGGCGGCGCCGAGGGTACGGCGGGGCCGATGGCGCGCGACGCGTGTATCGCGAACGGCCTGATGGTGCGCGGCATCCGCGACAGCCTCGTCATGTGCCCGCCGCTCATCATCACCACACAGCAGATCGACGAGATGGTTGCTATCATCCGCAAATCCTTGGATGAGGTGATGCCGAAACTGCGCGCGCTTTAA
- a CDS encoding ABC transporter permease, with translation MAPFARTPIAPLEYSRTLWMRLWVSAVMLFLYAPLIVLVIFSFNDSKRNVVWRGFTTKYYEKALGNDQLVEALLNSLTIAALATIASLALGAVAAMMLWRFRFPLKGAVDGTISLPIIVPEICLGVAFLMFFAAAGWPTDLVWPFNLGAITIAHITFCFPFVTMVVRSRLATFNREQEEAAKDLGASEWQVFRDVLIPHIKPALIAGALLSFTLSLDDFVITYFTSGPDTITFPVKVYSMVRFSVTPEVNAASTLLIILTVALTFVALKAQGVKAIAETH, from the coding sequence ATGGCTCCCTTCGCTCGCACGCCGATCGCACCGCTCGAATATAGCCGCACGCTGTGGATGCGCCTCTGGGTCAGCGCGGTGATGCTGTTCCTCTACGCACCGCTGATCGTGCTCGTGATCTTCAGCTTCAACGACAGCAAGCGCAACGTCGTGTGGCGCGGCTTCACGACCAAATATTACGAGAAGGCGCTGGGCAACGACCAGCTGGTCGAGGCGCTGCTCAATTCGCTGACCATCGCGGCGCTCGCGACGATCGCCAGCCTCGCGCTGGGCGCCGTCGCGGCAATGATGCTATGGCGCTTCCGCTTTCCGCTGAAGGGCGCGGTCGACGGCACCATCTCGCTGCCGATCATCGTCCCCGAAATATGCCTCGGCGTCGCCTTCCTGATGTTCTTCGCCGCGGCCGGCTGGCCGACCGACCTCGTTTGGCCGTTCAACCTCGGCGCGATCACCATCGCGCACATCACCTTCTGCTTCCCCTTCGTGACGATGGTCGTGCGCTCGCGCCTCGCGACCTTCAACCGCGAGCAGGAAGAAGCCGCGAAGGATCTCGGCGCGAGCGAATGGCAGGTTTTCCGCGACGTGCTGATCCCGCACATCAAGCCCGCGCTCATCGCGGGCGCGCTGCTGTCCTTCACATTGAGCCTCGATGATTTCGTCATCACCTATTTCACCAGCGGCCCCGACACGATCACATTCCCGGTAAAGGTCTATTCGATGGTCCGCTTCTCGGTGACGCCCGAGGTCAACGCCGCCTCGACTTTGCTCATCATCCTGACCGTCGCCCTCACCTTTGTCGCCCTCAAGGCGCAGGGCGTGAAAGCCATTGCGGAGACGCATTGA
- a CDS encoding DUF808 domain-containing protein — MPSGLFALLDDIATIAKVAAASIDDIGAAASKAGVKAAGVVVDDTAVTPRYVTGFTPDRELPIIWRITKGSIFNKLVLILPALLLLSAIAQWAITPLLMIGGAYLCFEGAEKVLHSLQKDKTSLAEDAAIVADQDHEEVMVKGAVRTDFILSAEIMVIALNEVLDEHFAMRAATLAVVAVAITIAVYGVVGLIVKMDDIGLHMAKEGNSARRAIGRGLVTFMPKLLAALALIGTAAMLWVGGQIFLHGLDEYHIGNIGHGLHDFAHSVAGGLPGAGVWEWLINAGGAGVFGLLLGGVIVGVLHMLPGKKAAH; from the coding sequence ATGCCTTCCGGCCTTTTCGCCCTGCTCGACGACATCGCGACGATCGCGAAGGTCGCCGCCGCGAGCATCGACGATATCGGCGCCGCGGCGTCGAAGGCCGGGGTCAAGGCGGCGGGGGTGGTCGTCGACGATACCGCGGTGACGCCGCGTTACGTCACCGGCTTTACTCCCGACCGCGAACTGCCGATCATCTGGCGGATCACCAAGGGGTCCATCTTCAACAAGCTGGTGCTGATCCTGCCCGCGCTGCTACTGCTGTCGGCGATCGCGCAATGGGCGATCACGCCGCTCTTGATGATCGGCGGCGCCTATCTCTGCTTCGAAGGCGCCGAAAAGGTGCTGCACTCGCTACAGAAGGACAAGACGAGCCTTGCCGAAGATGCCGCGATCGTCGCCGATCAGGATCATGAAGAGGTGATGGTGAAGGGCGCGGTGCGGACCGATTTCATCCTGTCCGCCGAGATCATGGTGATCGCATTGAACGAAGTGCTCGACGAGCATTTCGCGATGCGCGCCGCGACGCTCGCGGTGGTCGCGGTCGCGATCACCATAGCGGTTTACGGCGTCGTCGGCCTGATCGTGAAGATGGACGACATCGGCCTGCACATGGCGAAGGAAGGGAACAGCGCGCGCCGCGCGATCGGGCGGGGGCTCGTGACCTTCATGCCCAAGCTGCTCGCGGCGCTCGCGCTGATCGGCACCGCGGCGATGCTGTGGGTCGGCGGCCAGATTTTCCTCCACGGGCTCGACGAATATCATATCGGCAATATCGGCCACGGGCTGCACGATTTCGCGCATTCGGTCGCGGGGGGCCTGCCCGGCGCGGGCGTGTGGGAATGGCTGATCAACGCGGGCGGTGCGGGCGTGTTCGGGCTGCTGCTCGGCGGCGTGATCGTCGGTGTGCTGCATATGCTGCCGGGGAAGAAGGCGGCGCACTAA
- a CDS encoding ABC transporter ATP-binding protein yields MTDPARPIIQIQNVSKRFGKVTAVDNVSLDINAGEFFVLLGPSGCGKTTLLRMIAGFELPTEGRILIDGQDMAGIPPNRRPVNMVFQSYAVFPHMSVADNVAYGLKIAGVKGGEVKDRVAEALDLVKLGGFESRMPDQMSGGQRQRVALARSLVMRPKVLLLDEPLSALDAKLRAQMQFELSELQEKVGITFVTVTHDQDEALSMACRIAVINKGDVSQLAAPSDLYEYPANRFVADFVGSVNIFEGKLTLDEPDKAAVECPGLGKVYLNHGVTGPHGAEVWVALRPEKIYLHVPGAGKAVTAAAQDAPDGHNFARGKIKGMSYLGDITLFEIELETGARIRVSRPNLSRHDQEDFTWDDKVSMHWRADSPVVLLG; encoded by the coding sequence ATGACCGACCCCGCCCGCCCGATCATCCAGATCCAGAATGTCTCGAAACGCTTTGGCAAGGTCACCGCGGTCGACAATGTCAGCCTCGACATCAACGCGGGCGAATTCTTCGTCCTCCTCGGCCCGTCGGGCTGCGGCAAGACGACGCTGCTGCGCATGATCGCCGGGTTCGAACTGCCGACCGAAGGGCGCATCCTGATCGATGGACAGGATATGGCGGGCATCCCGCCGAACAGGCGGCCGGTGAACATGGTGTTCCAGAGCTATGCCGTATTCCCGCACATGAGCGTCGCCGACAATGTCGCCTATGGTCTCAAGATTGCGGGCGTCAAAGGCGGCGAGGTCAAGGATCGCGTCGCCGAAGCGCTCGATCTGGTCAAGCTTGGCGGGTTCGAAAGCCGCATGCCCGACCAGATGTCGGGCGGGCAGCGCCAGCGTGTCGCGCTAGCGCGCAGCCTCGTCATGCGGCCCAAGGTGCTACTGCTCGACGAACCGCTGTCGGCGCTCGACGCCAAACTCCGCGCGCAGATGCAGTTCGAGCTGTCGGAATTGCAGGAAAAGGTCGGCATCACCTTCGTCACCGTCACCCACGACCAGGACGAAGCGCTGTCGATGGCGTGCCGCATCGCGGTGATCAACAAGGGCGATGTATCGCAGCTCGCGGCGCCGTCGGACCTCTACGAATATCCTGCCAACCGCTTCGTCGCCGATTTCGTGGGCTCGGTGAACATCTTCGAGGGCAAGCTGACGCTCGACGAACCCGACAAGGCGGCGGTCGAGTGCCCCGGGCTCGGCAAGGTTTATCTCAACCACGGCGTTACCGGTCCGCACGGCGCCGAGGTCTGGGTCGCGCTGCGGCCCGAAAAAATCTATCTCCATGTTCCCGGCGCCGGGAAGGCGGTCACGGCGGCGGCGCAGGACGCGCCCGACGGTCACAATTTCGCGCGCGGCAAGATCAAGGGCATGTCCTATCTCGGTGACATCACGCTGTTCGAGATCGAGCTGGAAACCGGCGCGCGCATCCGCGTCTCACGCCCCAACCTCTCGCGCCACGATCAGGAAGACTTCACCTGGGACGACAAGGTCAGCATGCACTGGCGCGCCGACAGCCCGGTCGTCCTGCTGGGCTGA
- a CDS encoding gamma-glutamyl-gamma-aminobutyrate hydrolase family protein, whose amino-acid sequence MSQRPVLGIIACNRTVGTEVAQTVINRYATAAMRHADCAALIIPSLPDYMRATEIVGRLDGVLLTGTPSNVEPARYGDPSEGEGPFDPDRDRMMTELVEAVIAAQRPLFGICRGFQEINVALGGTLRRDTSASDELLHHHAPDGVGFDGMFDHHHQVDLVEGGLLASAYGAPSLDVNSVHYQGIGALADGLAVEARAPDGLVEAYSARPNGAPLLAVQWHPEWQADANDQSQTYFHLLGRALRGEL is encoded by the coding sequence ATGTCGCAACGTCCCGTCCTCGGCATCATCGCCTGCAACCGCACCGTCGGGACCGAGGTCGCGCAGACGGTGATCAACCGCTACGCGACCGCAGCGATGCGCCATGCCGATTGTGCGGCGCTGATCATTCCGTCGCTTCCAGACTATATGCGCGCCACCGAGATCGTCGGGCGGCTAGACGGGGTGTTGCTCACGGGCACGCCGTCGAACGTCGAACCCGCGCGCTACGGCGATCCGTCCGAAGGCGAGGGGCCCTTCGATCCCGATCGTGATCGCATGATGACCGAACTGGTCGAGGCAGTCATCGCGGCGCAGCGCCCGCTGTTCGGCATTTGTCGAGGCTTTCAGGAGATTAATGTCGCGCTCGGCGGCACATTGCGCCGCGACACGTCGGCGAGCGACGAACTGCTCCACCATCATGCGCCCGATGGCGTCGGCTTCGACGGCATGTTCGACCATCATCATCAGGTCGATCTGGTCGAAGGCGGCTTGCTCGCCTCCGCCTATGGCGCGCCGTCGCTCGACGTGAATTCGGTTCATTATCAGGGTATCGGCGCCCTCGCTGACGGGCTGGCGGTCGAGGCGCGCGCGCCCGACGGACTGGTCGAGGCCTATAGCGCGCGGCCGAACGGCGCGCCGCTGCTCGCGGTGCAATGGCATCCCGAATGGCAGGCCGACGCAAACGACCAGAGCCAGACCTATTTCCACCTCCTCGGCCGCGCGTTAAGAGGCGAGCTATGA